Proteins encoded in a region of the Cetobacterium ceti genome:
- the aroF gene encoding 3-deoxy-7-phosphoheptulonate synthase: MYITLKKTVTEKEVQYIIDLLERNKLGALYIEDLGNKKIGIMGSKDRIPKTDIEKLEYVEEIHIISKPYKFASREFKKEDTVVEINGVKIGGGHFALMGGPCSVESEEMILETAKGVKKAGGQILRGGAFKPRTSPYDFQGLGEEGLKYLREAGDKYGLLVVTEVMDSKDIPLVAKYADILQVGARNMQNFSLLKELGQCGKPVLLKRGMSATIREFLMAGEYLIAFGNRDVILCERGIRTFETMTRNTVDINAIALIKEKSHLPIIIDASHGTGRKSLVEPITLAGIMAGADGAMVEVHNNPACALSDGEQSLDVAEFEKFAKKFFKLVELKKELI, from the coding sequence ATGTATATTACGTTGAAAAAAACGGTAACAGAGAAAGAAGTACAATATATTATAGATTTACTTGAAAGAAATAAGTTAGGAGCTCTATATATTGAAGATTTAGGCAATAAAAAAATAGGAATTATGGGAAGCAAAGATAGAATTCCTAAAACTGATATTGAAAAATTAGAATATGTAGAAGAGATACATATTATAAGTAAACCTTATAAGTTTGCAAGTAGAGAATTTAAAAAAGAGGATACAGTAGTAGAAATTAATGGAGTAAAAATAGGTGGAGGACATTTTGCACTTATGGGAGGTCCATGTTCTGTAGAGAGCGAAGAGATGATTCTTGAAACAGCAAAGGGAGTTAAAAAAGCAGGTGGACAAATATTAAGAGGTGGAGCTTTTAAACCTAGAACATCTCCTTATGATTTCCAAGGGTTAGGAGAAGAAGGTCTTAAGTATTTAAGAGAAGCTGGAGATAAGTATGGACTTTTAGTAGTAACAGAAGTTATGGATAGTAAAGATATTCCCCTTGTGGCAAAATATGCAGATATTTTACAAGTGGGAGCTAGAAATATGCAAAACTTTAGTTTATTAAAAGAATTAGGGCAATGTGGAAAACCAGTTTTATTAAAAAGAGGAATGAGTGCTACTATTAGAGAGTTTTTAATGGCAGGAGAGTATTTAATAGCCTTTGGAAATAGAGATGTAATTCTTTGTGAAAGAGGAATAAGAACATTTGAAACAATGACTAGAAATACAGTGGATATAAATGCCATAGCTTTAATTAAAGAGAAAAGTCATCTACCAATAATAATAGACGCAAGTCATGGAACAGGGAGAAAATCCCTTGTGGAGCCTATAACCTTAGCAGGAATAATGGCAGGAGCCGATGGAGCGATGGTAGAAGTTCATAATAATCCAGCTTGTGCGTTGTCTGATGGAGAGCAATCCCTAGACGTAGCAGAATTTGAAAAATTTGCGAAGAAGTTTTTTAAATTGGTGGAGTTGAAAAAGGAGCTTATATAA
- the pgeF gene encoding peptidoglycan editing factor PgeF, translating into MFKNMGEYYILEEFKKYGIRAIYTNKNFGNVQNMDIRKKLLKDNKTFIFGKQTHSKNIVIIGENSENFYDNTDGFVSSRKDIMIFTQYADCLPIYFYDKEKKIIGLCHSGWSGTFKEIGRETLKIFLEKYGSKKEDILIGFGIGISWKNYEVGREFYENFKEKFSEKDLKEVFYFKGTKIFFDNQRLNKNLMISYGIEERNIIENDLCTFEGNFHSYRRDKQEAGRNGAYIYFD; encoded by the coding sequence ATGTTTAAAAATATGGGTGAATATTATATTTTAGAAGAGTTTAAAAAATATGGGATAAGAGCAATATATACTAATAAAAATTTTGGAAATGTGCAAAATATGGATATTAGAAAAAAATTATTAAAAGATAATAAAACTTTTATTTTTGGAAAGCAAACTCATTCGAAAAATATAGTTATCATAGGAGAAAACTCAGAAAATTTTTATGATAATACAGATGGATTTGTAAGTTCAAGAAAAGATATTATGATTTTTACTCAGTATGCAGATTGTTTACCAATATATTTTTATGATAAAGAAAAGAAAATAATAGGGCTTTGTCATTCAGGATGGAGTGGAACTTTTAAAGAGATTGGAAGAGAAACTTTAAAGATATTTTTAGAAAAATATGGAAGTAAAAAAGAAGATATTTTAATTGGGTTTGGAATAGGAATTTCTTGGAAAAATTATGAAGTTGGAAGAGAATTTTATGAAAATTTTAAGGAAAAATTTTCTGAAAAAGATTTAAAAGAAGTTTTTTATTTTAAAGGTACAAAAATATTTTTTGACAATCAAAGATTAAATAAAAATTTAATGATATCCTATGGAATAGAAGAAAGAAATATTATTGAAAATGATTTATGCACTTTTGAGGGGAATTTTCATTCCTATAGAAGGGATAAACAGGAAGCAGGAAGAAATGGAGCCTATATATATTTCGATTAA
- a CDS encoding YiiX/YebB-like N1pC/P60 family cysteine hydrolase: MEPIYISIKRIICIFILIIIGGCATIPKKIVWQDAQEVQAHSYKLRTGDIIIKNKVWNEPISWGGHCGVMINDYYVGDYPKIGVNFYPLPPEVWLNEKRKVVVLRYKDFTDKFRKKFMENAWKYSHSKYLITLNKKNPKDFYCSKYVWFLFYKTAKDLGYNLDIDSNKGLLVFPYDFLDSKYLEQVIIK; the protein is encoded by the coding sequence ATGGAGCCTATATATATTTCGATTAAAAGAATAATATGTATATTTATTTTAATTATTATAGGTGGGTGTGCAACTATTCCTAAAAAAATAGTTTGGCAAGATGCTCAAGAAGTTCAAGCTCATAGTTATAAACTTCGAACTGGAGATATAATAATAAAAAATAAAGTTTGGAATGAACCTATATCTTGGGGTGGTCATTGTGGAGTAATGATAAATGATTATTATGTGGGAGATTATCCAAAAATAGGAGTAAATTTTTATCCTTTACCACCGGAAGTATGGCTCAATGAAAAAAGAAAAGTTGTTGTTTTAAGATATAAGGATTTCACAGATAAATTTAGAAAAAAATTTATGGAAAATGCTTGGAAATATAGTCATAGTAAATATTTAATAACATTAAATAAAAAAAATCCTAAAGATTTTTATTGCTCTAAATATGTGTGGTTTTTATTTTATAAAACTGCAAAGGATTTAGGATATAATTTAGATATTGATAGTAATAAAGGACTTTTAGTATTTCCCTATGATTTTTTAGATTCTAAATATCTAGAACAGGTTATAATAAAATAA
- a CDS encoding S24 family peptidase — MDFKSFLRAKRESLGYSQNKFAKLVGITQSYFNSIERGEVKNPPSSEVLIKMVEILGLSDSEGEKFFYLAAIERTPNIILDKLKKLTKEVNTNNISDNSIPLFERISAGLGTFTEEDICDYISIPGLKTTENVFAVNVQGDSMEPTIKNGSIIICKKEIELRNGEIGAFFINEEAFVKRIKISKEYLALISDNPNYPPIYIGPGEDFKVVGKVIKVISDIN; from the coding sequence ATGGATTTCAAAAGCTTTTTAAGAGCAAAAAGAGAATCCTTGGGATATAGTCAAAATAAATTTGCTAAATTAGTAGGAATTACTCAATCCTATTTTAATTCCATAGAAAGAGGAGAAGTTAAAAATCCTCCTAGTTCAGAAGTTTTAATCAAAATGGTAGAAATTTTAGGATTATCTGATTCAGAAGGAGAAAAATTCTTTTATTTAGCCGCTATTGAAAGAACTCCAAATATTATTTTAGATAAATTAAAAAAATTAACTAAAGAGGTTAATACAAATAATATTTCTGATAATTCAATTCCACTTTTTGAAAGAATAAGTGCTGGATTAGGAACTTTTACTGAGGAGGATATTTGTGATTATATATCTATTCCTGGATTAAAAACTACAGAAAATGTTTTTGCTGTAAATGTTCAAGGAGATTCTATGGAACCAACTATTAAAAATGGATCCATTATCATTTGTAAAAAAGAAATAGAGCTTAGAAATGGAGAAATTGGAGCTTTTTTCATCAATGAAGAAGCTTTTGTTAAAAGAATTAAAATTTCTAAGGAATATTTAGCTTTAATAAGTGATAATCCCAACTATCCACCTATTTATATAGGTCCTGGAGAGGATTTTAAAGTAGTAGGAAAAGTTATAAAAGTAATTAGTGATATAAACTAA
- a CDS encoding MBL fold metallo-hydrolase, with amino-acid sequence MKISILGSGSRGNSIFLEVDKYKFLIDAGFSGKKIEEKLGEINKKPEELKGILITHEHGDHLLGAGILSRKYNIPIYITKESYDAGKEKLGKIEEKNIIYISNSTFYLGEVKIDPFDVMHDAKRTMGYRIEGITGKKIAISTDIGYINNITKKYFRDVDIMVIESNYDHNMLMKCNYPWDLKARVKSRTGHLSNEDAGKFIGEIYHKNLKKVYLAHISKDSNDCKLAFNTVNNFLARENIKVDLEVATQDASTKLYEI; translated from the coding sequence ATGAAAATATCAATATTAGGCAGTGGAAGTAGGGGGAACTCTATTTTTTTAGAGGTAGATAAGTATAAATTTTTAATAGATGCAGGATTTAGCGGGAAAAAAATAGAGGAAAAATTAGGGGAAATAAATAAAAAACCTGAAGAGTTAAAAGGAATTTTAATAACCCATGAACATGGGGATCATTTATTAGGTGCGGGTATTTTATCTAGAAAATATAATATACCCATTTATATAACAAAGGAATCCTATGATGCTGGGAAGGAAAAGTTAGGGAAAATAGAAGAAAAAAATATTATATATATTAGCAACAGTACATTTTATTTAGGAGAGGTTAAAATAGATCCCTTTGATGTAATGCACGATGCTAAAAGAACAATGGGCTATAGAATAGAAGGAATTACTGGTAAAAAAATTGCAATTTCTACAGATATTGGATACATAAATAATATTACTAAAAAATATTTTAGAGATGTTGACATAATGGTAATTGAAAGTAACTATGACCATAATATGCTTATGAAATGCAATTATCCATGGGATTTAAAGGCTAGAGTAAAAAGTAGAACAGGGCATTTATCAAATGAAGATGCAGGAAAATTTATAGGGGAAATATATCATAAAAATTTAAAAAAAGTTTATTTGGCTCATATAAGTAAGGATAGTAATGACTGTAAATTAGCCTTTAATACGGTTAATAATTTTTTAGCTAGAGAAAATATAAAAGTAGATTTAGAAGTAGCAACTCAAGATGCTTCAACAAAGTTATATGAAATATAG
- a CDS encoding uracil-DNA glycosylase family protein, with protein sequence MDKEILWDELKFEIGSIEGLNGKNKSILLGSGNKEGKILFIGEDTDLYISEDLKVANGSAGEFLLKLCDIVDIEPDDYYITTLTKSSYKYRELVEREQNQLRELLDMQIALINPKLIVAMGEDVGKVLLNREVNFLRERGKVQEWQGDIKLVLTYDADFAKKSRDDGGRKSKVALEFWNDLKTAKEEIKK encoded by the coding sequence ATGGATAAGGAAATTCTTTGGGATGAATTAAAATTTGAAATAGGAAGTATTGAAGGGTTAAATGGAAAAAATAAAAGTATTCTTTTAGGAAGTGGAAATAAAGAGGGAAAAATTCTTTTTATAGGAGAAGATACAGATTTATATATATCTGAAGATTTAAAAGTGGCAAATGGATCAGCAGGAGAATTTTTATTAAAGCTGTGTGATATTGTAGATATAGAGCCAGATGATTACTATATAACTACTTTAACGAAGAGTTCTTATAAATATAGAGAATTAGTTGAAAGGGAACAAAATCAATTAAGAGAACTTTTAGATATGCAAATAGCTCTTATAAATCCAAAGCTGATTGTAGCCATGGGAGAAGATGTGGGAAAAGTTCTTTTAAATAGAGAAGTTAACTTTTTACGAGAAAGAGGAAAAGTTCAAGAGTGGCAAGGAGATATAAAGTTAGTATTAACATATGATGCAGATTTTGCTAAAAAATCTAGAGATGATGGTGGAAGAAAATCTAAGGTTGCTTTGGAATTTTGGAATGATTTAAAAACAGCAAAAGAGGAAATAAAAAAATAA
- a CDS encoding nitrite/sulfite reductase domain-containing protein codes for MKSFGGNLQKIKNGKRTYGITPHIPGGFVTPQTLIKIGEVAKKYKGILKITSGQRILITNLLEEDLPKIWEELGMEPAVKVQNSLKNVEICPANFCKRSKQPTIGLGMKISKNFHGMELPCRTKIGVAGCRNACTSVYSKDIGVLVDLDGKFFISVGGSGGFNPRSADILIKELNEKEAYEIVEIVLNYYNENGEPGEKLGHFIDRVTFEKFQRDILNLKEEKNDDN; via the coding sequence ATGAAAAGTTTTGGAGGAAATTTACAAAAGATTAAAAATGGAAAAAGAACATATGGAATAACACCTCATATACCTGGAGGATTTGTAACACCACAAACTCTTATAAAAATAGGAGAAGTGGCAAAAAAATACAAAGGAATATTAAAAATAACTTCAGGACAAAGAATTTTAATTACAAATTTACTTGAAGAGGATTTACCTAAAATTTGGGAAGAATTAGGAATGGAACCAGCAGTTAAAGTTCAAAATTCTTTAAAAAATGTAGAAATATGTCCAGCAAATTTTTGTAAAAGATCAAAACAACCAACTATTGGTTTAGGAATGAAAATTAGTAAGAATTTTCATGGGATGGAACTACCATGTAGAACAAAAATAGGTGTAGCTGGATGTAGAAATGCTTGTACAAGTGTATATTCAAAAGACATAGGAGTTTTAGTAGATTTAGATGGGAAATTTTTTATAAGTGTTGGAGGAAGTGGAGGATTTAATCCAAGAAGTGCAGATATTTTAATAAAAGAGTTAAATGAAAAAGAAGCTTATGAAATAGTTGAAATTGTTTTAAATTATTATAATGAGAATGGAGAACCTGGAGAAAAATTAGGTCATTTTATAGATAGAGTTACTTTTGAAAAGTTTCAAAGAGATATTTTAAATTTAAAGGAGGAAAAAAATGATGATAACTAA
- a CDS encoding DUF1858 domain-containing protein, whose amino-acid sequence MMITKDTIIGDIINMNPKGAEILMGYGMGCIGCPSAQMEKLEQACEIHGIDLNEILKKLNEK is encoded by the coding sequence ATGATGATAACTAAAGATACGATTATAGGAGATATTATAAATATGAATCCTAAAGGAGCAGAGATACTTATGGGATATGGGATGGGTTGTATAGGATGTCCATCGGCTCAAATGGAGAAGTTAGAACAGGCTTGTGAGATTCATGGAATAGATTTAAATGAGATTTTAAAAAAATTAAATGAAAAATAA
- a CDS encoding HD domain-containing protein encodes MKLDNLQCNIIYDLYKNIKNLDITLYRDDSLSTGRSIYQRDYAQVLYSSSFRRLQGKTQFLGISSDKFFRNRLTHSLEVSQIAVGIAQKLNFHINEKIGKTLYDMEDIFVLQIASLAHNLGHSAFGHNGEKVLNNICKIVDFLIDDISLVPLTKEKRKLFGNFSQLQLGFKDYYYLALGLKEIVFKCLQRDQRVKEYRAKGDLVLEKLFYFYQSNPNLMSLEYSEEFSNLPSSMEEERNRVIIDYLSGMMDPFAFSEYEKYFGKIYLGKK; translated from the coding sequence ATGAAATTAGATAATTTACAATGTAATATCATTTATGATCTTTACAAAAATATTAAAAATTTAGATATCACTCTCTATAGAGATGACTCCCTTTCAACAGGAAGAAGTATCTATCAAAGAGACTATGCTCAAGTACTCTACTCTTCATCTTTTAGACGATTACAAGGAAAAACTCAATTTCTAGGTATTAGTAGTGATAAATTTTTTAGAAACCGTTTAACCCATAGTTTAGAAGTTTCTCAAATAGCTGTAGGTATTGCTCAAAAATTAAATTTTCATATTAATGAAAAAATTGGAAAAACTTTATATGATATGGAAGATATTTTTGTTTTGCAAATTGCATCTCTTGCTCATAATTTAGGACACTCTGCCTTTGGCCACAATGGTGAAAAGGTCTTAAATAATATTTGTAAAATTGTAGATTTCTTAATAGATGATATCTCTCTAGTCCCTTTAACCAAAGAAAAACGAAAACTTTTTGGGAATTTTTCTCAACTACAACTTGGATTTAAAGACTATTATTATCTTGCTTTAGGTTTAAAAGAAATTGTCTTCAAATGTCTTCAAAGAGATCAAAGAGTTAAAGAATATAGAGCTAAAGGAGATTTAGTTCTTGAAAAACTCTTTTATTTCTATCAAAGTAATCCTAATTTAATGAGTTTAGAGTACAGTGAAGAATTTTCAAATCTTCCTTCCTCCATGGAAGAGGAAAGAAATAGAGTTATAATCGATTATCTTTCTGGAATGATGGATCCTTTTGCTTTTTCTGAGTATGAAAAATATTTTGGAAAAATTTATCTTGGAAAAAAATAA
- a CDS encoding YebC/PmpR family DNA-binding transcriptional regulator: MSGHSKWSNIKHKKGANDAKRAKVFTKLGKELTIAAKEAGGNPTFNPRLRLAIDKAKAANMPKDVLDRAIKKGTGELEGVDYVEIRYEGYGPEGTAFIVDVVTDNRNRSASEVRSTFSKKGGNLGTDGAVSWMFQKKGEILLDSEGLDYEEFMMEALEAGADDIIDNDGEFQVLTDPTELQTVAENLKTAGFTYTEAEIGMIPDNKVNITDLDLAKKVMTLYEALEDLDDVNDVYVNFDIADDLLEQL; the protein is encoded by the coding sequence GTGTCAGGACATAGTAAATGGTCGAATATAAAGCATAAAAAAGGTGCTAACGATGCTAAAAGAGCAAAAGTATTCACTAAATTAGGAAAAGAGTTAACAATAGCAGCGAAGGAAGCTGGTGGAAACCCTACATTCAATCCAAGACTTAGACTAGCAATTGATAAGGCAAAGGCTGCAAATATGCCTAAAGATGTATTAGATAGAGCTATTAAAAAGGGTACAGGAGAATTAGAAGGAGTAGATTACGTAGAAATCAGATATGAGGGATACGGGCCAGAAGGAACAGCTTTCATAGTTGATGTTGTTACAGACAATAGAAATAGATCTGCATCAGAGGTAAGATCAACTTTTTCTAAAAAAGGTGGAAATTTAGGAACTGATGGTGCAGTTTCATGGATGTTCCAGAAAAAAGGAGAAATCTTATTAGACTCTGAAGGATTAGATTACGAGGAGTTTATGATGGAAGCTTTAGAAGCTGGAGCAGATGACATTATAGATAATGATGGAGAATTCCAAGTATTAACAGATCCAACTGAGTTACAAACTGTTGCTGAAAACTTAAAGACAGCTGGATTTACATATACAGAAGCTGAAATTGGAATGATTCCTGATAATAAAGTTAATATAACAGATTTAGATTTAGCTAAAAAAGTAATGACTTTATATGAAGCATTAGAAGATTTAGATGATGTAAATGACGTTTATGTAAACTTTGATATTGCAGATGATTTACTAGAGCAATTATAA
- the recG gene encoding ATP-dependent DNA helicase RecG: protein MYKKIYENIEEFPLDGFNEKVYRGIKKLGIKNLYELLYYFPRGYDNRTNMKKIGDLRGEEYVVIKGNIMTINSQFMKNKKKMVKAKITDGTGILDLIWFQMPYLQKTLKIGEEYIFIGNVKRGYIFQMINPEYKIVKNQDSFTGEILPIYSTVKTMSQNVLRRILEIGLEKYGALFEENIPEKIISKYSILGREEALKNIHFPENEKKLEEAKRRFAIEELLMLEMGILQKRFLVDEEGTGKYKIDGKKELVKEYVDSLGFQLTKAQKKVITEIYKNLNEGRIINHLIQGDVGSGKTIVAILLLLYIIENGYQGALMAPTEILANQHYLSLIETFEKLGIKVALLTGSLKGKKREELLKEIEKGNIKLVIGTHAIIQENVKFKRLGLIVIDEQHRFGVAQRKALRDKGILSNLIVMSATPIPRSLALSIYGDLDVGIIDELPPGRKPIKTKWINNEIDKEKMYNFIGKKLLEGRQAYFVAPLIEESEKLSAKSTMELFEEVSTYLKGFRVGLLHGKMGNKEKDEIMNGFKKGDINILISTLVIEVGVNVPNASIMVISDSERFGLSTLHQLRGRVGRGEHQSYCFLISKTENMTSEARLKILEETQDGFKIAEEDLKLRKAGEIFGTRQSGISDLKFIDIVHDIKTIKLVKDIVTEYLKENRGEIKNKILEIDIEEKFKDSLTS from the coding sequence ATGTATAAAAAAATATATGAAAATATAGAAGAATTTCCTCTAGATGGATTCAATGAGAAGGTATATAGGGGAATAAAAAAATTAGGAATAAAAAATTTATATGAACTATTATATTATTTTCCTAGGGGTTATGATAATAGAACAAATATGAAAAAAATAGGGGATTTAAGAGGAGAGGAATATGTTGTTATAAAGGGAAATATTATGACAATAAACTCTCAATTTATGAAAAATAAGAAAAAAATGGTGAAAGCTAAAATTACTGATGGAACAGGAATTTTAGATCTTATTTGGTTTCAAATGCCATATTTGCAAAAGACATTAAAAATTGGGGAGGAATATATATTTATAGGGAATGTTAAAAGAGGATATATATTTCAAATGATAAACCCAGAATATAAAATTGTAAAAAATCAAGATTCTTTTACTGGAGAAATTTTACCAATTTATAGTACAGTAAAAACAATGAGTCAAAACGTATTAAGAAGAATACTTGAAATAGGATTGGAAAAATATGGAGCTTTATTTGAAGAGAATATTCCAGAGAAAATTATAAGTAAATACTCTATTTTAGGAAGAGAAGAAGCATTAAAAAATATACATTTTCCTGAAAATGAAAAAAAACTAGAAGAAGCAAAAAGAAGATTTGCCATTGAAGAACTTTTAATGTTAGAAATGGGAATCTTACAAAAAAGATTTTTAGTAGATGAAGAGGGAACAGGAAAATACAAAATAGATGGGAAAAAAGAACTGGTAAAAGAATATGTGGACTCGTTAGGATTTCAACTTACCAAGGCTCAAAAAAAAGTTATAACAGAAATTTATAAGAATTTAAATGAGGGAAGAATTATAAATCATTTAATTCAAGGGGATGTTGGTAGTGGAAAAACAATTGTAGCAATACTTTTACTTTTATATATAATAGAAAATGGTTATCAAGGAGCTTTAATGGCACCTACTGAGATTTTAGCTAATCAACATTATCTATCATTAATTGAAACTTTTGAAAAATTAGGGATAAAAGTAGCTCTTTTAACTGGAAGTTTAAAAGGGAAAAAAAGAGAAGAACTTTTAAAAGAGATAGAAAAGGGGAATATTAAATTAGTCATAGGAACCCATGCAATAATACAAGAAAATGTTAAGTTTAAAAGATTAGGGCTTATAGTTATAGATGAACAACATAGATTTGGAGTGGCTCAAAGAAAAGCTTTAAGAGACAAGGGAATTTTGTCAAACTTAATAGTTATGAGTGCTACCCCTATTCCAAGATCATTGGCTCTTAGTATTTATGGAGATTTAGATGTGGGTATTATAGATGAATTGCCACCAGGAAGAAAACCTATAAAAACAAAATGGATAAATAATGAAATTGATAAGGAAAAAATGTATAATTTTATAGGTAAAAAGTTATTAGAAGGAAGACAAGCTTATTTTGTTGCTCCTTTAATAGAGGAAAGTGAAAAATTATCAGCTAAATCAACTATGGAACTTTTTGAAGAGGTTTCTACATATTTAAAAGGGTTTAGAGTGGGGCTATTACACGGTAAAATGGGTAATAAAGAAAAAGATGAAATAATGAATGGTTTTAAAAAAGGAGATATCAATATTCTTATTTCTACATTGGTTATAGAAGTGGGAGTAAATGTTCCTAATGCTAGTATAATGGTAATAAGTGATTCAGAAAGATTTGGACTTTCAACACTACATCAATTAAGGGGAAGAGTAGGTCGTGGAGAACATCAGTCCTATTGCTTCTTAATATCAAAAACAGAAAATATGACTTCAGAGGCTAGATTAAAAATTTTAGAAGAAACTCAAGATGGATTTAAAATTGCTGAGGAAGATTTAAAATTGAGAAAAGCAGGAGAGATTTTTGGAACAAGACAAAGTGGAATTAGTGATTTAAAATTTATAGATATAGTTCATGATATAAAAACTATAAAGTTAGTTAAGGATATTGTCACAGAGTATTTAAAAGAAAATAGAGGAGAGATTAAAAATAAAATTTTAGAAATAGATATAGAAGAAAAATTTAAGGATAGTTTGACCTCATAA
- a CDS encoding proline--tRNA ligase translates to MRFSKCYVKTLKETPKEAEVISHKLMLRSGMIKKLASGVYTYLPLGLKALKKVENIIREEMDRAGAQEILMPVLQPAELWQESGRWDVMGAEMMRLTDRHDRSFVLGPTHEEVVTDIIRNDISSYKALPLNLYQIQNKFRDERRPRFGLMRGREFLMKDGYSFHTTTESLDDEFENMKGAYSKVFERCGLNFRPVEADSGAIGGSGSQEFHVLAESGEDEIIYCTSCDYAANVETATSTINHLPKAELLEVVLKDTPNVAKIEDVVEYLNVPVEQTVKAMMYKDMATDEPYMVLIRGDFEVNEVKLKNIIDTVDVEMLTDEELEKYGLIKGFIGPYGMDLKDIKIIADPSITEISNHTAGGNKKDTHYMNMNYGRDYKADIVADVRTVKVGETCPKCGGKLDSARGIECGHIFKLGNKYTKSLGATYLDENGKTQVMTMGCYGIGVSRTLAATIEQNFDDNGIIWPSAIAPYTVDVIQANMKDEEQGKLAEEIYKELLNNGVDTMFDDRDERIGFKFKDGDLIGFPFKVVCGKKAAEGIVELKIRRTNETIELSKEEVVKTIKDLMKQY, encoded by the coding sequence ATGAGATTTAGTAAGTGTTATGTAAAAACTCTTAAGGAAACTCCAAAGGAAGCAGAAGTAATCAGTCATAAACTAATGTTAAGATCAGGAATGATTAAGAAATTAGCAAGTGGAGTATATACTTACTTACCTTTAGGGTTAAAAGCATTAAAAAAAGTAGAAAATATAATTAGAGAAGAGATGGATAGAGCAGGAGCTCAGGAAATTCTAATGCCTGTTTTACAACCAGCTGAACTTTGGCAAGAAAGTGGAAGATGGGATGTAATGGGTGCTGAAATGATGAGACTTACTGATAGACATGATAGATCATTTGTATTAGGACCAACACATGAGGAAGTTGTAACTGATATTATTAGAAATGATATATCATCATATAAAGCATTACCATTAAACTTATATCAAATTCAAAATAAATTTAGAGATGAAAGAAGACCTAGATTTGGACTTATGAGAGGAAGAGAGTTTCTGATGAAAGATGGATATTCATTCCATACTACAACAGAATCTTTAGATGATGAGTTTGAAAATATGAAGGGAGCTTACTCAAAAGTATTTGAAAGATGCGGTTTAAACTTTAGACCAGTTGAAGCAGATTCAGGTGCAATTGGTGGAAGTGGATCTCAAGAATTTCACGTATTAGCAGAATCTGGTGAAGATGAAATTATTTATTGTACTTCTTGTGATTATGCAGCAAACGTTGAAACAGCAACAAGTACAATTAATCACTTACCAAAGGCAGAGCTTTTAGAAGTTGTATTAAAAGATACTCCAAATGTTGCTAAAATAGAAGATGTAGTTGAGTATTTAAATGTTCCAGTAGAGCAAACTGTAAAAGCTATGATGTACAAAGATATGGCAACTGATGAACCTTATATGGTATTAATTAGAGGAGACTTCGAAGTAAATGAAGTTAAATTAAAAAATATAATAGATACAGTTGATGTAGAAATGTTAACAGATGAAGAGTTAGAAAAATATGGATTAATTAAAGGATTTATTGGACCATATGGAATGGATTTAAAAGATATTAAAATCATTGCAGATCCATCAATAACTGAAATTTCAAATCATACAGCAGGAGGAAATAAAAAGGATACTCACTATATGAACATGAACTATGGAAGAGATTATAAAGCTGATATAGTTGCAGATGTGAGAACTGTAAAAGTTGGTGAAACTTGTCCTAAGTGTGGTGGGAAATTAGATAGCGCTAGAGGAATTGAATGTGGACACATATTTAAATTAGGAAATAAATATACTAAATCTTTAGGTGCTACATATTTAGATGAAAATGGAAAAACTCAAGTTATGACAATGGGATGCTATGGTATTGGAGTTTCAAGAACTTTAGCGGCTACAATTGAGCAAAACTTTGATGATAATGGTATTATATGGCCATCAGCAATAGCTCCATATACAGTGGATGTAATTCAAGCTAATATGAAAGATGAAGAGCAAGGAAAATTAGCTGAAGAAATATATAAGGAGTTATTAAATAATGGTGTAGATACTATGTTTGATGATAGAGATGAAAGAATAGGATTTAAATTTAAAGATGGAGATTTAATTGGATTCCCATTTAAAGTTGTTTGTGGTAAAAAAGCAGCTGAAGGAATTGTGGAATTAAAAATTAGAAGAACTAATGAAACAATTGAATTATCTAAGGAAGAAGTAGTGAAAACTATAAAAGATTTAATGAAACAATACTAA